Proteins from a genomic interval of Nitrospinota bacterium:
- a CDS encoding ABC transporter ATP-binding protein, with protein sequence MKILEIKNLSIQYKISEGNVQAVKNVSFDVEKGESIGFVGESGCGKTTIGMAIMGLLPQNAEITNGQIIFDGEDLLTKTDEEMRKIRWKRISMIFQAAMNALNPVFRIEDQIIEAIMTHSDINKVDARKRVEELYRLVGIDPIRARDYPHEYSGGMRQRAIIAMALACNPDLIIADEPTTALDVLVQDQIISEIIKLQEKLEMTMIYISHDISVIIETCNMLGVLYAGTLVEYAPTSDLVSNPLHPYTKGLLGSYPSIKGEIKKLNPIPGEPPDLIDPPSGCRFHPRNPLKEKVCIEKEPELRLIDDRHYVACHLV encoded by the coding sequence ATGAAGATTTTAGAAATAAAGAATCTAAGCATACAATATAAAATATCAGAAGGAAATGTTCAGGCTGTAAAAAATGTTTCTTTTGATGTAGAAAAAGGTGAGTCTATTGGGTTTGTGGGAGAATCTGGATGTGGAAAAACCACCATAGGAATGGCAATCATGGGACTTCTTCCTCAAAATGCGGAGATAACAAATGGGCAGATTATCTTTGATGGTGAAGATTTATTAACCAAAACAGATGAAGAAATGCGAAAGATAAGATGGAAAAGGATATCCATGATATTCCAAGCTGCAATGAATGCCTTAAACCCTGTCTTTAGAATAGAAGACCAGATTATTGAGGCAATCATGACTCATAGTGATATAAATAAAGTAGATGCCAGAAAGAGGGTTGAAGAACTGTATAGGCTTGTGGGGATTGATCCTATACGAGCAAGAGATTATCCCCATGAATATAGCGGAGGAATGAGGCAGAGGGCTATTATTGCTATGGCGCTTGCATGCAATCCAGACCTTATTATTGCTGATGAGCCAACAACGGCTCTGGATGTATTAGTTCAGGATCAAATCATCAGTGAGATTATAAAGCTCCAAGAAAAACTGGAAATGACCATGATCTATATCTCTCATGACATATCTGTCATTATTGAAACTTGTAACATGCTTGGTGTATTATATGCTGGTACCTTAGTAGAATATGCCCCAACATCGGACCTGGTTTCAAATCCGCTTCATCCTTACACCAAGGGCTTATTGGGTTCATATCCCTCTATAAAGGGAGAGATAAAAAAATTGAATCCTATACCTGGAGAACCACCTGATCTTATTGATCCTCCTTCTGGCTGTAGATTTCATCCGAGAAACCCTTTGAAGGAAAAGGTATGCATAGAAAAAGAACCTGAATTGCGTCTCATTGATGACAGGCACTATGTGGCCTGCCATCTGGTTTAG